GGTTTTCTTAATGTCGATGTTGAAGGTGAGATCACCGTTCAGGATGGTGTCTTTGCTCACGGTATTCCAGCTGTTCCTGGGAATAGTGGATCTCCTATTTTGAAAGACGGAAAAGTCGTCGGTGTTCACCTTGGCAAGGTTGGGCAGGACATGTTCTATGCTGCCGACGTGTCTATGCTTGGGTATGTGGAGCATAAGTTTGCTGCTGATAAGCAGGCGATCCAGGTTATACCTTTTATATTGGGGGCTGGTAGGGCGTGTATGTCTTCTACAAAATGCATGAAAGCTGTGGGAAAGGTAGCCTTGGCTGCAGGAACCGCTGCAACCTATATATTTACTACATACTTAGATATGCAAAAAGAGATTACTTTACAAGAAATGAAGTACGACAAAGAACTTGAACTTCTTAAGACCAAGCATGGCTACGATCTCCAAAAAGAAATTTTAAAGGCTCAATTGGCTCAGAAAAACGGTAAGGGCAATGATAAGGCTGATATTAAGCTCGATAAGCCAATACCTGGATAAAAAGGGCAT
This window of the Pseudobacteriovorax antillogorgiicola genome carries:
- a CDS encoding S1 family peptidase, with the translated sequence MSAGFGPKLAAYRDPTPERLKTDFFSSFSIKSGISNGESQFHYRANIILIYRQICFILPWHIAVTEGYPESDVVRLEVDGYIWEYLELETEVLTVDSPISMVDRKGNTQYSAQYGFLNVDVEGEITVQDGVFAHGIPAVPGNSGSPILKDGKVVGVHLGKVGQDMFYAADVSMLGYVEHKFAADKQAIQVIPFILGAGRACMSSTKCMKAVGKVALAAGTAATYIFTTYLDMQKEITLQEMKYDKELELLKTKHGYDLQKEILKAQLAQKNGKGNDKADIKLDKPIPG